The Ursus arctos isolate Adak ecotype North America unplaced genomic scaffold, UrsArc2.0 scaffold_25, whole genome shotgun sequence DNA segment GGGTGGAACTGAGAGACAAGGCCAGCTCTCCTATAAGATTCACTTCAGGGGCCAAAGACATGTGCTTCACATGAAAATCAAGAAGAACCTGCTGCCCAGACATTTTCCTGTTATCACCAAGAATGATCAGGGCGCCATGCAGGATGACTATCCCTTTGTCCCTCGAGactgctactactactgctacctggaaggggttcccggctccaTGGGCACACTGGACACCTGCTACGGGGGTCTGCGTGGCATGCTGCAGGTGGATGACTTCACTTATGAAATAAAACCACTGGAGGCTTCTTCCGAATTTGAGCATGTGGTTTCTCTGCTTGTGTCAGAAAGAAGATCGTCAGAGGCTGAAAGGTGTACGATTGAAGAGCAAGATACAAATCAAGAATACGAAGAGGCAGTCCTTGCCGGAACTCCTAGAGCAGCCCCTGTGTATTTGTGGTGGCCAcataagaaatacttaaaaatccaCTACACAGTTGCTAGCTCATTATATGCTTTGAACACTAATATCACACGTATAGTAGAGAATGTAGTGATTTTCAACAACATAATACATACCATCTACAAACCAACTCTCTTAGATGTCAACATACGTGTTTTGTGCATATGGGAGGGACATGATGAGGTGAATTTGTATGAATTCGCAAGTATTGCAGGTCTCATGTCTCATTTTGGTGTGTGGAAATACTGGGGTTGGTATGAAGATATTCCTCATGATACTTCAATGCTTCTTACAGGAGATAAGCTCTATGGGGCCTCATATTTTGGCCACCACGATGGAGTGTGCAACCCCAACTGGGGCGTGTCGTATGTATATATGGCAAGATATCACATATTTTGGTGTGCGTCTGTTGGAGCACATGCCCTAGCTCATAATTTGGGCATCGAGCATGATAAACCCGGTTGTCAATGCTTTCGAAGAAAGCACTGCGTCATGGCTCCTGAGCCTGATTTCTTGGATATGCTGAGCAATTGTACCTACGACAGAATACATCACAAGCTCACTATCTGGGATCCTTGTTTGAGCATACCACATGTACCGTACACCAATTATCCTTATGTAACTGGTCGTTGTGGTGACCTGACTGTAGATCAGAAGGAAGAATGTGACTGTGGCTCCTTAAAACAGTGCTCTACAGATAAGTGTTGCAAGAGCAATTGTATCCTCTCCCTTGGCAGTGATTGCAATGGAGGACCCTGCTGTGTTAACTGCAAATATGCTCAACCCGGATTGCTTTGCAGAGATATGCTTGGTATTTGTGATCTCCCAGAATACTGTGATGGGAGATCGCATAATTGTCCTAATGACTTTTACACCCAGGATGGAACCCCATGTTCAGCATTGGCTGTCTGCGTGAGAGGAAACTGCAGTGATCGTGATATGCAGTGCCAATCCCTCTTTGGCTACCAAATAAAAGATGCAGCACCAGTATGCTATGAAAAATTGAATGTAATAGGTGACCGATTTGGGAACTGTGGGGTGAAGTTGATACGAGGAGGAGGAAAACCTGTGAAATGTGAAGTTGATGATGTTCTTTGTGGATTGCTGCACTGTCGTGGTGTCGAAGAAATTCCTGGTGGAGGTGACCACACTACGTTTCGTCATATAATAGTACGTGATGTTAAGGAAGAGTTATGCTTTGGATACGATGCACACCATGGGACAGATCTGCCAGAAATGGGGCTTGTCGTGGATGGAGCCACATGTGGCCCAGGAAGATACTGTTTTCAACAGAATTGTACTTTTGTTCAAGACCTGGGGTTTGACTGCGATGTCAAGACATGTAATTTCCGAGGGGTGTGTAACAACAAGAAACATTGTCACTGTATGAGAGGTTGGAAACCCCCATCTTGTGAAGAGAGGGGAGCAGGTGGTAGTATAGATAGTGGCCCTCCACCTGACAGAGAATATGGACTTcgagccaaaataatttttaatatgaacCATGCATTACTTCTACTGATTATTCGCTTACTTGCTTTATTGACTTCAGGCATCATTGGTGCCTTTCATCAtttagaagagaaggaagaagacacTAACTAAGCAAAATTACCTCCACGTAAGTAAATACTGACTGGAATGCGCTAGAAGGAGAAAATCATATTGGCATGTACTGGGAGAAATGACGAGAATCACTCCAATGATTACATAATCCTAAAGCTACTCTGAGGTTGTCAccctaaaataaaatcacttgcCAATTTAACTTGAGGTCTGCGGGGTTAAATTTATGTAACATTTCCTGTCTAGTCATAGTCTTCCTATTCCTATAGATGAAAGTAGAGACTCTTCAATACATTAAGATGTGGATTCCGGTGTTTTACAGATGCCCGTGGAGCAAATCTTGTTTGCACTGGGATGCACTTGTTTTAACCGGTTATTGGACCACTTCCCAATTGGTTATATACTAGATTTCTGTTACTTATTCATTTTGTTGCTCCTGGTAAACAAATAGCATTCAAAGGGACAGTTGGAAGATACGGTAGGACAGTAAGAACTTTTCCGTCAAGGCCCAGGGGTGCAAACAGATCTACCGCCTGCCAAGTAGCACTCTTGAACAAGGTCTTAGGCCGTGAGAGTTTCAAGGTCCATGCTACACTGGGAGATGAAATGCACTTGGCCAGGATTTTGTATCGATCCAAAGAAAGCACCCAGGAAGGGCCTGGAACATGTGATGCACTTAATACGTGCCGTTACTCATTATTACTCTTGGGCTATGCTAAACCTGAGGTATTCCAGTAGAAAGAGTTTGGCGTGGTGTGTTTATTAGAAATGAAACCGTCACAGGAGGAGCCGTGGATCACTGACTGATACATCATTGCTTAAGGCCTCTGATTACTGAAGTCGCAGTAACTCACATTTAAAATCTTAGGACTTGCCTGAGCACAGCCTGTCAGTCAAGTACTGGGTGGAACTGACTGTCTGATACATGTACAGAGAAAAAATTTACACAAAAGGAAACCGGAAGCAGTCGCTTCAGATATCGTGCAAGAGAAGGAGAAGACGGTCTCATAAGGGGCATGTGGTACATTCGTGCTGTGTAAATGCCTCAGACCTCAGATCCAATTCCTTTCGGAAAATACGCAGTACAGGTGAGAATAGCGCCAAAGGGACGGGGAAAGACACGGCAAGACAGACTCAACAAGGGTGCCACTCTGTGCCGTTGTAATCTGTCTGTCTTTTCTGGAGCTCTCTTACCTTCTTGTCCAGGGGGCGTATGTGGTAGAGTAGTCTGGATCTTCATCCACGACAGATCTGAGCCCCTGTTTACTACGCCCTTGTCAAACCTGTGTTCCTGCATTTGCACTCAGCACCAGTATCTACCGTCCACCAATGAATAAATCACGGGgagaaaaggcacagcatagggaatctAGTCAATGATGTTGTGATAGcgctgtgtggtgacagatggtagctgcagTTGTGGggagcacgggggggggggcgtaTGGAGAAGTTCGATCACCCtagtgtacacctgaaagtaatgtaacctAGTGTGTCGACTGtctcaaatacagaaaacattttaaaccacattaagataccactACATAGCCACTGGGATGGAAAAAAAAGGTGTTAAGACTGACAAAACCAAGGGCTGATGAGAATATGCAGCAACTTAAGTCTCATCTATGGCCGGTGGGGATGGAAAACTATAGAgttctttggaaaacattttggttgtttctttttcttttctttttttacttgcttaaaagatttttatttatttttgagagagagcatgagtggggtgtgggggcagagggagaagcagatccctccagcccccattgagaagggagccccatgtggggctcaatccagggactgaggaatcatgacctgagccaaaggcagacacttaacagactgagccacccaggtgcccccagtttggtgtttcttttttctcttttgttcagaagtcaccatatagtacatcattaatttttgatgtagtgttcaggaTTCaatagttgcgtataacaccctgtgctcatcacaacacatgccctccttaatacccatcacctggctaccctatccacccagccccctcccttctgagaccCCCAGTCTGCTTCCCAAAGTTGAGAGTCCctgatggtttgtctccctctctgattccccccccttcAATTTTCCCTCCTTGCCCCTACGGTCTTCTGTGCTCTTCCTTATGTTCTTAGCaaaatcccctccagttccatccacgtcgatgcaaatggtgggtattcatcctttctgatggctgagtaatattccattatatatatgaaccacatcttctttatgcattcacctgttgaagggcatctcatctccttccacagtttggctattgtggattgctgctatgaacattggggtgcaggtgccccttcttttcactacatc contains these protein-coding regions:
- the LOC125282863 gene encoding disintegrin and metalloproteinase domain-containing protein 20-like produces the protein MGPAWAWAHLTGDHWLPLLWLLLSPACCSQALPGWRFTSSEVVIPRKVSHRVGGTERQGQLSYKIHFRGQRHVLHMKIKKNLLPRHFPVITKNDQGAMQDDYPFVPRDCYYYCYLEGVPGSMGTLDTCYGGLRGMLQVDDFTYEIKPLEASSEFEHVVSLLVSERRSSEAERCTIEEQDTNQEYEEAVLAGTPRAAPVYLWWPHKKYLKIHYTVASSLYALNTNITRIVENVVIFNNIIHTIYKPTLLDVNIRVLCIWEGHDEVNLYEFASIAGLMSHFGVWKYWGWYEDIPHDTSMLLTGDKLYGASYFGHHDGVCNPNWGVSYVYMARYHIFWCASVGAHALAHNLGIEHDKPGCQCFRRKHCVMAPEPDFLDMLSNCTYDRIHHKLTIWDPCLSIPHVPYTNYPYVTGRCGDLTVDQKEECDCGSLKQCSTDKCCKSNCILSLGSDCNGGPCCVNCKYAQPGLLCRDMLGICDLPEYCDGRSHNCPNDFYTQDGTPCSALAVCVRGNCSDRDMQCQSLFGYQIKDAAPVCYEKLNVIGDRFGNCGVKLIRGGGKPVKCEVDDVLCGLLHCRGVEEIPGGGDHTTFRHIIVRDVKEELCFGYDAHHGTDLPEMGLVVDGATCGPGRYCFQQNCTFVQDLGFDCDVKTCNFRGVCNNKKHCHCMRGWKPPSCEERGAGGSIDSGPPPDREYGLRAKIIFNMNHALLLLIIRLLALLTSGIIGAFHHLEEKEEDTN